Proteins encoded within one genomic window of Candidatus Eremiobacteraceae bacterium:
- a CDS encoding TlpA disulfide reductase family protein — translation MIGQPAPAIALKDIDGKPVTLAQYRGKPVFINTFATWCPPCKQELPDIVKAYPQYKDKVVFLGIDEQEDAELVIPFLKRFGITYQVALDPGSFADTYEVSSLPASFFIDTNGVVQKVYRGFMTPAAFKDNIATIYKS, via the coding sequence ATGATTGGCCAGCCAGCTCCGGCGATCGCGCTCAAAGACATCGACGGCAAGCCGGTCACGCTCGCGCAATACCGCGGCAAGCCTGTGTTCATCAACACGTTCGCGACCTGGTGCCCGCCTTGCAAACAGGAGTTGCCCGACATCGTCAAAGCCTACCCGCAATACAAAGACAAAGTGGTCTTCCTGGGCATCGACGAGCAAGAAGACGCCGAGCTGGTCATCCCGTTCCTGAAACGCTTTGGGATCACGTATCAGGTGGCGCTCGACCCCGGCAGCTTCGCAGATACGTATGAGGTCAGCTCTCTGCCTGCCAGCTTTTTCATCGATACGAACGGCGTCGTCCAGAAAGTGTACCGCGGCTTCATGACCCCGGCGGCGTTCAAGGATAACATCGCCACGATTTACAAATCCTAA
- a CDS encoding M48 family metallopeptidase, protein MRSLAAVVLTALMLNAAAPVPARAMSTATEVSKGAAISKEVDRQSLLVDDPFLTNWVTGIGNNLAKYRAREDINYTFSIINSDEINAFSLPGGFVHVDMGLLNAVSSDDELAGVMAHEIGHVERRHAITMEEKAQALGVLIGVLSILSPIASIFSGYGGDLAMTKFSREDELQADQYGLQLMSRAGYDPQSMVDFMDSLRKMSEQPESKADKAFLDHPVPSDRIAHLEGYGPLDNPTAAQITADAIHDESEGRYSYSADRFQQALHAQPTDTLASEHLAAVQVALKDTWPHPAPGTQYQFAFELDPAGRASTAAEIQQALSITRNDVALAREQEKWGIRDAESLSTQLHSLSGGVPNLGQPKTPNNNLAVAIGALDRMVIDINGSLGLTGDVMSSAPGLINDNQAMLGDMGQRLLDSSQTPQTVIAHYPAIAQGLTTSSDELVRSIDRARAAVTAATDSVNALKDYFVVLDTIDTTSGDIKPADMPRVQAALAKAQASWDQVEAMALQADDEVYAAQSRWLSAHITMLDLTSTSDRYGDFRKAMAYRFPGVNTPDYSAVMRSGLTPGDISCLAWLSFETKQPVDQLVSQAQDSGESCEDMALARGLLTESMEIAQGLMYQDYIDRPHKAK, encoded by the coding sequence ATGCGCTCACTTGCCGCCGTAGTGCTCACCGCACTCATGCTCAACGCCGCCGCGCCCGTGCCCGCGCGGGCCATGAGCACGGCGACCGAGGTCTCCAAAGGCGCGGCGATCTCCAAAGAGGTCGACCGACAGAGCCTGCTCGTCGACGACCCGTTTCTCACCAACTGGGTCACCGGCATCGGCAATAATCTGGCCAAGTATCGCGCGCGCGAAGACATCAATTACACGTTCAGCATCATCAATTCCGACGAGATCAATGCGTTCTCTCTGCCGGGCGGCTTCGTGCACGTCGACATGGGGCTGCTCAACGCCGTCTCCTCCGACGACGAGCTGGCCGGCGTGATGGCGCACGAGATAGGCCATGTGGAACGGCGCCACGCGATCACGATGGAGGAGAAGGCCCAAGCCCTCGGCGTCCTCATCGGCGTGCTGTCGATCCTCTCGCCGATCGCTTCGATCTTCAGCGGCTACGGCGGCGACCTCGCGATGACCAAGTTCTCGCGCGAAGACGAGCTGCAGGCCGACCAGTACGGACTGCAGCTCATGTCGCGCGCCGGTTACGACCCCCAGTCGATGGTAGACTTCATGGACTCGCTGCGCAAGATGTCCGAACAGCCCGAGAGCAAAGCCGATAAGGCGTTCCTGGACCACCCGGTGCCCAGCGACCGCATCGCGCACCTCGAAGGCTACGGGCCGCTCGACAATCCCACCGCCGCGCAGATCACGGCCGACGCGATCCACGATGAGAGCGAAGGCCGCTACTCGTATTCTGCGGATCGTTTCCAACAGGCGCTGCACGCGCAGCCCACCGACACGCTCGCCTCCGAGCACCTGGCCGCGGTGCAGGTCGCGCTCAAAGACACGTGGCCGCATCCCGCGCCCGGCACCCAGTACCAGTTCGCGTTCGAGCTCGATCCCGCCGGACGCGCGTCGACCGCCGCCGAGATCCAGCAGGCGCTGAGCATCACTCGAAACGACGTGGCGCTGGCCCGCGAGCAGGAGAAATGGGGCATTCGCGATGCCGAGTCGCTCAGCACGCAATTGCACTCCTTGTCCGGCGGCGTGCCCAACCTCGGCCAGCCCAAGACCCCGAATAACAACCTTGCCGTCGCGATCGGCGCGCTCGACCGCATGGTCATCGACATCAACGGATCCCTCGGCCTGACCGGCGACGTCATGTCCAGCGCACCCGGCCTCATCAACGACAACCAGGCGATGCTCGGTGATATGGGCCAACGGCTGCTCGACAGCTCGCAGACGCCGCAAACGGTGATCGCGCACTACCCTGCGATCGCGCAAGGGTTGACGACGTCATCGGATGAGCTGGTGCGCTCGATCGACCGCGCGCGCGCCGCGGTGACCGCCGCCACCGACAGCGTCAACGCGCTCAAGGATTACTTCGTGGTGCTCGACACGATCGACACCACCTCGGGTGACATCAAACCGGCAGACATGCCCAGAGTCCAGGCCGCGCTTGCCAAAGCGCAAGCCAGCTGGGACCAGGTCGAAGCCATGGCGCTGCAAGCGGATGATGAGGTCTACGCGGCGCAGAGCCGCTGGCTCTCGGCGCACATCACGATGCTCGATCTGACCTCGACGTCGGACCGTTACGGCGACTTCCGCAAAGCGATGGCCTATCGCTTTCCGGGCGTGAACACGCCGGACTATAGCGCGGTCATGCGCAGTGGCCTGACCCCGGGCGACATCAGCTGCCTGGCGTGGCTATCGTTTGAGACCAAGCAGCCGGTCGACCAGCTGGTTTCGCAGGCGCAAGACAGCGGCGAGAGCTGCGAGGACATGGCGCTGGCCCGCGGGCTGCTCACGGAGTCGATGGAGATCGCGCAGGGCTTGATGTATCAGGACTACATCGACCGCCCCCACAAGGCGAAATGA